Proteins encoded by one window of Enterobacter hormaechei subsp. xiangfangensis:
- the greA gene encoding transcription elongation factor GreA, with protein sequence MQAIPMTLRGAEKLREELDFLKSVRRPEIIAAIAEAREHGDLKENAEYHAAREQQGFCEGRIKDIEAKLSNAQVIDITKMPNNGRVIFGSTVSVLNLDNDEEQTYRIVGDDEADFKQNLISVNSPIARGLIGKEQDDVVTIRTPGGEVEYEIIKVEYL encoded by the coding sequence ATGCAAGCTATTCCGATGACCTTACGTGGTGCCGAAAAACTGCGCGAAGAGCTGGATTTTCTGAAATCCGTGCGTCGCCCTGAAATCATCGCCGCTATCGCGGAAGCGCGTGAGCATGGCGACCTGAAAGAGAATGCTGAATACCACGCGGCGCGTGAGCAGCAGGGTTTCTGTGAGGGGCGCATTAAAGATATCGAGGCGAAACTGTCTAACGCGCAGGTTATTGATATCACCAAAATGCCAAATAATGGCCGTGTTATCTTCGGTTCTACCGTCAGCGTCCTGAATCTGGACAACGACGAAGAGCAGACCTATCGCATCGTGGGTGATGATGAAGCGGACTTCAAACAGAACCTGATTTCGGTGAACTCGCCAATTGCTCGTGGCCTGATTGGCAAAGAGCAGGACGATGTGGTCACCATCCGCACCCCTGGTGGTGAAGTGGAATACGAAATTATTAAGGTTGAATATCTGTAA
- the dacB gene encoding serine-type D-Ala-D-Ala carboxypeptidase, translating to MRFSSFIIGLTTSITFTVQAANVDEYINQLPAGANLALMVQKVGAQAPEIDYHSQQMALPASTQKVITALAALLQLGPDFRFTTTLETRGNVEGGELKGDLIARFGGDPTFKRQDVRNMVAVLKKSGVTKIDGNVLIDTSIFASHDKAPGWPWNDMTQCFSAPPAAAIVDRNCFSVSLYSAPKPNDLAFIRVASYYPVTMFSQVRTLAKGSPEAQYCELDVVPGDLNRYTLTGCLTQRADPLPLAFAIQDGAGYAGAIFKDELKQAGITYTGTLLRQTQVNEPGTVIASKQSAPLHDLLKIMLKKSDNMIADTVFRMIGHARFGVPGTWRAGSDAVRQILRQQAGIDLGNTIAVDGSGLSRHNLISPATMMQVLQYIAQHDAELNFITMLPLAGHDGSLQYRAGLHAAGVDGKVSAKTGSLQGVYNLAGFITTASGQRMAFVQYLSGYAVEPADQRNRRIPLVRFESRLYKDIYQNN from the coding sequence ATGCGATTTTCCAGTTTTATCATCGGATTGACTACCAGTATAACGTTCACCGTTCAGGCCGCGAATGTTGATGAGTACATTAATCAACTGCCCGCCGGCGCGAACCTTGCCCTGATGGTGCAGAAGGTTGGCGCGCAGGCTCCCGAGATTGACTATCACAGTCAACAGATGGCGCTGCCTGCCAGTACCCAGAAGGTGATCACCGCCCTCGCCGCTCTGCTCCAGCTCGGGCCTGACTTCCGTTTTACTACCACCCTTGAAACCAGAGGTAACGTTGAGGGTGGCGAACTGAAAGGCGATCTTATCGCCCGTTTTGGTGGCGATCCCACCTTTAAGCGCCAGGATGTCCGCAACATGGTGGCGGTACTGAAAAAATCCGGCGTAACAAAAATTGATGGCAACGTGCTGATCGACACCTCCATTTTCGCCAGCCACGATAAAGCGCCTGGCTGGCCATGGAACGACATGACGCAGTGTTTTAGCGCCCCGCCAGCCGCCGCCATCGTTGACCGTAACTGCTTCTCCGTATCGCTTTACAGCGCGCCAAAACCAAATGACTTAGCGTTTATCCGCGTGGCGTCTTACTACCCGGTCACGATGTTCAGCCAGGTGCGGACGCTGGCGAAAGGCTCCCCGGAGGCACAGTATTGCGAGCTGGACGTGGTACCGGGCGATCTCAACCGCTATACGCTCACCGGCTGCCTGACCCAGCGGGCCGATCCACTCCCGCTGGCCTTTGCCATTCAGGATGGCGCAGGTTATGCCGGTGCCATTTTTAAAGATGAACTGAAGCAGGCGGGCATAACCTACACCGGAACGCTGCTGCGCCAGACGCAGGTGAATGAGCCAGGCACGGTGATTGCCAGCAAACAGTCCGCGCCACTGCATGATTTGCTTAAGATTATGCTGAAAAAGTCGGATAACATGATTGCCGACACGGTATTTCGCATGATCGGGCACGCGCGCTTTGGTGTGCCGGGCACCTGGCGGGCCGGTTCTGATGCCGTACGTCAGATCCTGCGCCAGCAGGCGGGTATCGATCTGGGCAATACGATCGCCGTTGATGGTTCCGGTTTATCGCGTCATAACCTGATCTCGCCGGCCACCATGATGCAGGTGTTGCAGTACATTGCTCAGCATGACGCTGAGCTAAACTTTATTACGATGCTGCCGCTTGCCGGACACGACGGCTCTCTTCAGTACCGCGCGGGCCTTCACGCTGCGGGCGTGGATGGCAAAGTTTCAGCCAAAACGGGTTCCCTGCAAGGCGTTTACAACCTTGCCGGTTTCATCACGACCGCCAGCGGACAACGCATGGCATTTGTGCAGTATCTTTCCGGCTATGCCGTCGAACCGGCTGACCAGCGCAATCGCCGTATTCCACTGGTACGTTTCGAAAGCAGGCTCTATAAGGACATCTACCAGAATAACTAG
- the rlmE gene encoding 23S rRNA (uridine(2552)-2'-O)-methyltransferase RlmE, with the protein MTGKKRSASSSRWLQEHFSDKYVQQAQKKGLRSRAWFKLDEIQQSDKLFKPGMTVVDLGAAPGGWSQYAVTQIGGTGRIIACDLLPMDPIVGVDFLQGDFRDELVLKALLDRVGDSKVQVVMSDMAPNMCGTPAVDIPRAMYLVELALEMCRDVLAPGGSFVVKVFQGEGFEEYLKEIRSLFAKVKVRKPDSSRARSREVYIVATGRK; encoded by the coding sequence ATGACAGGTAAAAAGCGTTCTGCCAGCTCCAGCCGCTGGCTTCAGGAACACTTTAGCGATAAATATGTTCAACAGGCGCAGAAAAAGGGGTTGCGTTCCCGCGCCTGGTTTAAACTTGATGAAATACAGCAAAGTGACAAACTTTTTAAACCGGGAATGACGGTGGTCGACCTCGGTGCGGCACCTGGCGGATGGTCCCAGTATGCGGTTACGCAGATCGGCGGAACGGGCCGAATCATCGCATGCGATCTTTTACCAATGGATCCCATCGTCGGTGTCGACTTCCTTCAGGGCGACTTTCGTGATGAATTAGTGCTGAAAGCATTACTTGATCGTGTAGGTGACAGTAAGGTCCAGGTTGTCATGTCGGATATGGCGCCAAATATGTGTGGAACACCGGCGGTGGATATCCCCCGCGCCATGTATCTGGTGGAACTAGCGTTAGAAATGTGTCGTGATGTACTAGCGCCTGGTGGTAGTTTTGTTGTGAAGGTGTTTCAGGGCGAAGGTTTCGAGGAGTATCTTAAGGAAATTCGCTCCCTGTTTGCGAAGGTCAAAGTTCGTAAGCCGGACTCTTCCCGGGCCCGTTCCCGTGAAGTGTATATTGTAGCGACCGGGCGAAAATGA
- the cgtA gene encoding Obg family GTPase CgtA, with translation MKFVDEATILVVAGDGGNGCVSFRREKYIPRGGPDGGDGGDGGDVWLEADENLNTLIDYRFEKSFRAERGQNGQSRDCTGKRGKDVTIKVPVGTRVIDQGTGETMGDMTKHGQRLMVAKGGWHGLGNSRFKSSVNRTPRQKTMGTPGDKRDLQLELMLLADVGMLGMPNAGKSTFIRAVSAAKPKVADYPFTTLVPSLGVVRMDNEKSFVVADIPGLIEGAAEGAGLGIRFLKHLERCRVLLHLIDIDPIDGSDPVENARIIIGELEKYSEKLAQKPRWLVFNKIDLMDKAEAEAKAKAIAEAMGWEDKYYLISAASQVGVKDLCWDVMTFIIENPVVQAEEAKQPEKVEFMWDDYHRQQLEELEAEEDDEDWDDDWDEDDEEGVEFIYKH, from the coding sequence ATGAAGTTTGTTGATGAAGCGACGATCCTGGTCGTGGCAGGTGATGGCGGTAACGGTTGTGTAAGCTTCCGCCGTGAAAAATATATTCCTCGTGGCGGTCCTGACGGCGGTGACGGTGGGGACGGTGGCGACGTGTGGCTGGAGGCGGATGAAAACCTCAACACGCTGATCGACTACCGTTTCGAAAAATCTTTCCGCGCCGAGCGTGGCCAGAACGGCCAGAGCCGCGACTGTACCGGTAAACGCGGTAAAGACGTGACGATCAAAGTGCCGGTGGGTACGCGTGTCATCGATCAGGGTACGGGCGAAACCATGGGTGATATGACCAAACACGGTCAGCGCCTGATGGTGGCGAAAGGCGGCTGGCACGGTCTGGGTAACAGCCGTTTCAAATCGTCCGTTAACCGTACCCCGCGTCAGAAAACCATGGGTACCCCGGGTGATAAGCGCGACCTGCAACTGGAACTGATGCTGCTGGCGGATGTGGGGATGCTGGGCATGCCAAACGCCGGTAAATCGACGTTTATCCGTGCGGTCTCTGCGGCGAAACCAAAAGTGGCAGATTATCCGTTTACGACGCTGGTACCGAGCCTGGGCGTTGTCCGTATGGATAACGAGAAGAGCTTCGTGGTCGCTGACATCCCGGGTCTGATTGAAGGGGCTGCAGAAGGCGCCGGTCTGGGTATTCGCTTCCTGAAGCACCTTGAGCGTTGCCGCGTACTGTTGCACCTCATCGACATCGATCCAATCGACGGTTCCGATCCGGTTGAAAACGCTCGTATCATTATCGGCGAGCTGGAGAAATACAGTGAAAAACTGGCGCAAAAACCGCGCTGGCTGGTATTCAACAAGATCGACCTGATGGACAAAGCGGAAGCTGAAGCGAAAGCTAAAGCGATTGCCGAAGCGATGGGTTGGGAAGATAAGTACTATCTGATCTCTGCCGCCAGCCAGGTTGGCGTGAAAGATCTCTGCTGGGATGTGATGACCTTTATCATCGAGAATCCGGTTGTTCAGGCAGAAGAGGCGAAACAGCCTGAAAAAGTCGAATTCATGTGGGATGACTACCACCGCCAGCAGCTCGAAGAGCTGGAAGCGGAAGAAGATGATGAAGACTGGGACGATGACTGGGATGAAGACGACGAAGAAGGCGTCGAGTTCATCTACAAGCACTAA
- the pmrB gene encoding two-component system sensor histidine kinase PmrB has product MNSMRRRLMVLLAVILLFFQLISVVWLWHESREQIGFLVNETLSAKARNNHVEKEIREAIASLLVPSLVMVGFTLLFSFWAVTWITRPLNKLRASLANRSADNLTPLPMYSDMEEIGAVTTSLNQLLARLDHTIQQERLFTADAAHELRTPLAGIRLHLELMAQSGSPQATPLINRIDQLMHTVEQLLMLARAGQAMASGHYDTVNWTESIIAPLSLEHEAKEHTVLWPAHSTLTVQGDAVLLRLMLRNLLENAARYSPAGTTIEVALTATEGGTRVSVTDQGPGIDEAHRQSITEPFRRLDQRYGGSGLGLSIVQRIVQLHHGHLTLENGAEGGLIASCWLPTKIG; this is encoded by the coding sequence ATGAACAGTATGCGCCGGCGATTAATGGTGTTGCTGGCGGTTATTCTGCTATTTTTTCAACTCATTAGCGTAGTCTGGCTGTGGCATGAGAGCCGCGAGCAGATCGGTTTTCTGGTGAACGAAACGTTGTCCGCTAAAGCACGCAACAACCATGTCGAAAAAGAGATCCGCGAAGCCATTGCCTCCCTGCTGGTCCCTTCACTGGTGATGGTCGGTTTTACCCTGCTCTTCTCATTCTGGGCAGTCACATGGATCACCCGACCACTCAACAAACTTCGCGCCAGCCTTGCGAACCGTTCGGCGGATAATCTGACTCCCCTGCCGATGTATTCTGATATGGAAGAGATAGGCGCAGTAACCACGTCCCTCAACCAACTCCTCGCCCGGCTGGACCACACTATTCAACAGGAACGCCTGTTTACCGCCGATGCGGCACACGAGTTACGTACGCCGCTGGCGGGGATTAGGCTCCATCTGGAACTGATGGCTCAGTCCGGTTCCCCGCAGGCCACGCCACTGATAAACCGGATCGATCAGCTGATGCACACGGTGGAACAGCTGCTGATGCTGGCGCGTGCCGGACAGGCGATGGCCAGCGGCCATTACGATACCGTGAACTGGACTGAGTCGATCATTGCTCCGCTTAGCCTGGAGCATGAAGCCAAAGAGCATACGGTATTATGGCCGGCCCACAGCACGCTGACGGTACAGGGGGACGCCGTCCTGTTACGTCTGATGCTAAGGAACCTTCTGGAGAATGCCGCCCGTTACAGCCCGGCAGGCACAACCATTGAAGTGGCATTAACAGCGACGGAGGGGGGTACCCGGGTGAGCGTTACCGATCAGGGGCCGGGTATTGATGAGGCGCACCGCCAGTCGATCACCGAACCTTTCCGACGTCTCGACCAGCGCTACGGCGGCAGCGGCCTTGGGCTGAGCATCGTACAGCGTATCGTACAGCTCCATCATGGTCATTTAACGCTGGAGAACGGCGCTGAGGGCGGCCTCATCGCCAGCTGTTGGTTACCGACGAAAATAGGATAA
- the pmrA gene encoding two-component system response regulator PmrA yields MKLLIVEDDLLLQEGLALALGNEGYALDCAATAAEADALIQSGEYSLVILDLGLPDKDGATLLCQWRRRGVENPVLILTARDAIEDRINGLDSGADDYLVKPFALAELQARVRALIRRYQGHSDNLLTDGDITLNLQTQQVLRQSQPVEVTPKEFALLTRLIMRSGQTVHRETLQQDIYSWQDDPGSNTLEVHIHNLRRKLGKDRIKTVRGVGYRLESQK; encoded by the coding sequence ATGAAACTACTGATAGTTGAAGACGATCTGTTATTGCAGGAAGGGTTAGCGCTGGCGCTGGGCAATGAGGGCTACGCCCTGGATTGTGCCGCCACGGCCGCTGAAGCAGATGCCCTGATCCAGAGCGGTGAATACAGCCTGGTGATCCTGGATTTGGGACTGCCGGATAAAGACGGCGCGACGCTGCTCTGCCAGTGGCGTCGTCGCGGAGTGGAGAATCCCGTATTGATTCTCACCGCCCGCGATGCCATTGAAGACAGAATTAACGGGCTTGATTCTGGCGCTGACGATTATCTGGTAAAACCCTTCGCCCTTGCCGAGCTACAGGCTCGCGTACGGGCGTTGATCCGCCGCTATCAGGGCCACAGCGACAACCTGCTGACGGACGGGGATATTACCCTCAATCTGCAAACTCAGCAGGTGCTGCGCCAGTCTCAGCCTGTGGAAGTGACCCCAAAAGAGTTCGCTCTGCTGACGCGCCTGATCATGCGCAGCGGGCAGACCGTGCACCGTGAAACGCTGCAACAGGACATCTACTCCTGGCAGGACGATCCAGGATCAAACACGCTTGAAGTTCATATTCATAATCTGCGCCGCAAGCTCGGTAAAGATCGCATCAAAACCGTACGCGGCGTGGGTTACCGTCTGGAGAGCCAGAAATGA
- the ftsH gene encoding ATP-dependent zinc metalloprotease FtsH: MAKNLILWLVIAVVLMSVFQSFGPSESNGRKVDYSTFLQEVNQDQVREARINGREINVTKKDSNRYTTYIPVNDPKLLDNLLTKNVKVVGEPPEEPSLLASIFISWFPMLLLIGVWIFFMRQMQGGGGKGAMSFGKSKARMLTEDQIKTTFADVAGCDEAKEEVGELVEYLREPSRFQKLGGKIPKGVLMVGPPGTGKTLLAKAIAGEAKVPFFTISGSDFVEMFVGVGASRVRDMFEQAKKAAPCIIFIDEIDAVGRQRGAGLGGGHDEREQTLNQMLVEMDGFEGNEGIIVIAATNRPDVLDPALLRPGRFDRQVVVGLPDVRGREQILKVHMRRVPLAPDIDAAIIARGTPGFSGADLANLVNEAALFAARGNKRVVSMVEFEKAKDKIMMGAERRSMVMTEAQKESTAYHEAGHAIIGRLVPEHDPVHKVTIIPRGRALGVTFFLPEGDAISASRQKLESQISTLYGGRLAEEIIYGAEHVSTGASNDIKVATNLARNMVTQWGFSDKLGPLLYAEEEGEVFLGRSVAKAKHMSDETARIIDQEVKALIERNYARARQILNDNMDILHSMKDALMKYETIDAPQIDDLMARREVRPPAGWEDPGASNNSDNNGTPRAPRPVDEPRTPNPGNTMSEQLGDK; this comes from the coding sequence ATGGCGAAAAACCTAATACTCTGGCTGGTCATTGCCGTTGTGCTGATGTCAGTATTCCAGAGCTTTGGGCCCAGCGAGTCGAATGGCCGCAAGGTGGATTATTCTACCTTCCTGCAAGAGGTCAATCAGGACCAGGTTCGCGAAGCGCGTATCAACGGACGTGAGATCAACGTTACCAAGAAAGATAGTAACCGTTACACGACTTACATCCCGGTGAACGATCCTAAGCTGCTTGATAACCTTCTGACCAAAAACGTCAAAGTGGTAGGCGAGCCGCCGGAAGAACCAAGCCTGCTGGCTTCTATCTTCATTTCCTGGTTCCCGATGCTGCTTCTTATCGGCGTCTGGATCTTCTTTATGCGCCAGATGCAGGGCGGTGGTGGCAAAGGTGCCATGTCGTTCGGTAAGAGCAAGGCGCGTATGCTGACGGAAGACCAGATCAAGACCACGTTTGCTGACGTAGCAGGTTGTGACGAAGCAAAAGAAGAGGTGGGTGAACTGGTTGAATACCTACGCGAGCCGAGCCGTTTCCAGAAACTGGGCGGTAAGATCCCGAAAGGCGTCCTGATGGTCGGCCCTCCGGGTACCGGTAAAACCCTGCTGGCAAAAGCCATCGCGGGTGAAGCGAAGGTGCCGTTCTTTACTATTTCAGGTTCTGACTTCGTTGAAATGTTCGTGGGTGTCGGTGCATCTCGTGTGCGTGACATGTTCGAGCAGGCTAAGAAGGCAGCACCGTGCATCATCTTCATCGATGAAATCGACGCCGTAGGCCGCCAGCGTGGCGCAGGCCTGGGTGGTGGTCACGATGAACGTGAGCAGACGCTGAACCAGATGCTGGTTGAGATGGACGGCTTCGAAGGTAACGAAGGTATCATCGTTATCGCGGCAACTAACCGTCCGGACGTACTTGACCCTGCGCTGCTGCGTCCAGGCCGTTTCGACCGCCAGGTTGTGGTTGGTCTGCCGGATGTTCGCGGTCGTGAACAGATTCTGAAAGTGCATATGCGTCGCGTACCGCTGGCGCCAGATATCGACGCGGCAATCATCGCGCGTGGTACTCCAGGCTTCTCCGGTGCGGATCTGGCTAACCTGGTCAACGAAGCAGCCCTGTTTGCCGCTCGCGGTAACAAGCGCGTGGTGTCCATGGTGGAATTTGAAAAAGCGAAAGACAAAATCATGATGGGTGCGGAACGTCGCTCCATGGTGATGACGGAAGCGCAGAAAGAGTCCACGGCATATCACGAAGCGGGCCACGCGATTATCGGTCGTCTGGTGCCGGAACACGATCCGGTACACAAGGTGACGATCATTCCACGCGGTCGTGCGCTGGGTGTGACCTTCTTCCTGCCTGAAGGCGACGCGATCAGCGCCAGCCGTCAGAAGCTGGAAAGCCAGATTTCAACCCTGTACGGCGGTCGTCTGGCTGAAGAGATTATCTACGGTGCGGAACATGTTTCCACCGGTGCGTCGAACGATATTAAAGTGGCGACAAACCTGGCGCGTAACATGGTGACTCAGTGGGGCTTCTCCGACAAACTCGGTCCGCTGCTGTATGCAGAGGAAGAGGGCGAGGTGTTCCTGGGCCGCTCCGTGGCAAAAGCGAAACATATGTCCGATGAAACGGCACGTATCATCGACCAGGAAGTGAAAGCGCTGATTGAACGTAACTACGCTCGCGCCCGTCAGATCCTGAACGACAATATGGACATCCTGCATTCGATGAAAGATGCGCTCATGAAATATGAGACCATCGATGCACCACAGATTGACGACCTGATGGCGCGCCGCGAAGTGCGTCCGCCGGCAGGCTGGGAAGACCCAGGCGCGTCTAACAATTCTGACAACAATGGCACCCCGCGTGCGCCGCGTCCGGTCGATGAACCGCGTACGCCAAACCCGGGCAACACCATGTCAGAGCAGTTAGGCGACAAGTAA
- the glmM gene encoding phosphoglucosamine mutase, which yields MSNRKYFGTDGIRGRVGDAPITPDFVLKLGWAAGKVLARHGSRKIIIGKDTRISGYMLESALEAGLAAAGLSASFTGPMPTPAVAYLTRTFRAEAGIVISASHNPFYDNGIKFFSIDGTKLPDDVEEAIEAEMEKEITCVDSAELGKANRIVDAAGRYIEFCKGTFPNELSLAHLKIVVDCANGATYHIAPNVFRELGAKVITIGCEPDGLNINEEVGATDVRALQARVLAEKADLGIALDGDGDRVIMVDHEGNKVDGDQILYIIAREGLRQGQLRGGAVGTLMSNMGLELALKQLGIPFVRAKVGDRYVLEKLQEKGWRIGAENSGHVILLDKTTTGDGIVAALQVVAAMARNHMSLHDLCSGMKMFPQILVNVRFTAGKGDPLENDNVKAVMAEVEATLGSRGRVLLRKSGTEPLIRVMVEGEDEAQVTEFAHRIADAVKAA from the coding sequence ATGAGTAATCGTAAATATTTTGGTACCGATGGCATCCGTGGGCGCGTAGGCGATGCGCCAATTACCCCTGACTTTGTCCTGAAGCTGGGCTGGGCAGCGGGGAAAGTGCTGGCGCGTCATGGCTCCCGTAAGATCATTATTGGTAAAGATACCCGTATTTCGGGTTATATGCTGGAATCCGCGCTGGAAGCCGGGCTGGCGGCGGCGGGGCTTTCAGCTTCCTTTACGGGGCCAATGCCAACTCCTGCTGTTGCCTATCTGACCCGCACCTTCCGTGCGGAAGCGGGCATCGTTATTTCCGCTTCCCATAACCCGTTCTATGACAACGGTATCAAATTCTTCTCCATCGACGGCACCAAACTGCCGGATGACGTGGAAGAGGCGATTGAAGCGGAAATGGAAAAAGAGATCACCTGTGTTGACTCCGCTGAGCTGGGTAAAGCAAACCGTATTGTCGATGCCGCAGGCCGCTACATTGAATTCTGCAAAGGCACTTTCCCGAATGAGCTGAGCCTGGCACACCTCAAAATTGTGGTGGACTGTGCCAACGGTGCGACTTACCACATTGCGCCGAATGTGTTCCGCGAGCTGGGTGCGAAAGTGATCACTATCGGCTGCGAGCCGGACGGTCTGAACATCAACGAAGAAGTTGGCGCGACAGACGTGCGTGCCTTGCAAGCGCGTGTCCTGGCTGAAAAGGCCGATCTGGGTATTGCCCTGGATGGCGATGGTGACCGTGTGATCATGGTTGATCACGAAGGTAACAAGGTCGATGGCGATCAGATCCTCTACATCATTGCGCGTGAAGGCCTGCGTCAGGGGCAACTGCGCGGTGGCGCGGTGGGCACTTTGATGAGCAATATGGGTCTGGAACTGGCGCTGAAACAGCTGGGCATCCCGTTTGTTCGTGCGAAGGTGGGTGACCGCTACGTGCTGGAAAAACTCCAGGAGAAAGGCTGGCGTATTGGCGCGGAAAACTCCGGCCACGTGATCCTGCTCGATAAAACCACCACCGGTGACGGCATTGTGGCGGCGCTTCAGGTTGTTGCCGCGATGGCGCGTAACCATATGAGCCTGCACGATCTGTGCAGCGGCATGAAAATGTTCCCGCAGATCCTGGTCAACGTGCGTTTCACCGCGGGTAAAGGTGACCCGCTGGAAAATGATAACGTGAAAGCGGTGATGGCAGAGGTGGAAGCGACGCTTGGCAGCCGTGGGCGCGTCCTGCTGCGTAAGTCGGGTACCGAGCCGCTGATCCGCGTGATGGTGGAAGGCGAAGACGAAGCGCAGGTGACTGAATTTGCGCACCGCATTGCGGATGCAGTCAAAGCTGCATAA
- the yhbY gene encoding ribosome assembly RNA-binding protein YhbY, which produces MNLSTKQKQHLKGLAHPLKPVVMLGNNGLTEGVLAEIEQALEHHELIKVKIASEDRDTKNLIVEAIVRETGACNVQVIGKTLVLYRPSKERKISLPR; this is translated from the coding sequence ATGAATCTGAGTACTAAACAAAAACAGCACCTTAAAGGTCTGGCACATCCGCTCAAGCCTGTAGTGATGCTTGGCAACAATGGTTTGACCGAAGGGGTGCTTGCCGAGATTGAACAAGCGCTGGAACACCACGAGCTGATCAAGGTGAAAATCGCCTCTGAAGACAGAGACACTAAAAACCTGATCGTGGAAGCCATCGTGCGCGAAACCGGCGCCTGTAATGTACAGGTCATCGGTAAAACGCTGGTGCTCTATCGCCCATCTAAAGAGCGCAAAATCTCGCTGCCACGTTAA
- the folP gene encoding dihydropteroate synthase, with translation MKLFAQDSHLDLSHPHVMGILNVTPDSFSDGGTHNSLIDAVKHANLMINAGATIIDVGGESTRPGAAEVSVEEELARVVPVVEAIARRFEVWISVDTSKPEVIREVARVGAHIINDIRSLTEPGAIEAAAETGLPVCLMHMQGQPKTMQEAPKYEDVFADVTRFFIEHIERCERAGIAKEKLLLDPGFGFGKNLSHNYALLARLSEFHQFGLPLLVGMSRKSMIGQLLNVGPSERLSGSLACAVIAAMQGAHIIRVHDVKETVEAMRVVEATLAAKENKRYE, from the coding sequence ATGAAACTATTCGCCCAGGACTCGCATCTCGACCTTTCACATCCCCATGTGATGGGGATCCTGAATGTCACGCCTGATTCCTTCTCTGACGGCGGCACGCATAATTCGCTTATCGACGCGGTTAAACACGCGAATTTAATGATTAACGCGGGTGCCACCATCATTGACGTTGGAGGGGAGTCAACGCGGCCTGGCGCGGCGGAGGTTTCGGTGGAAGAAGAGCTGGCGCGCGTGGTGCCGGTGGTGGAGGCTATCGCACGGCGCTTTGAAGTGTGGATCTCTGTTGATACCTCCAAACCCGAAGTGATCCGTGAAGTGGCGAGAGTGGGCGCTCACATTATCAATGATATCCGCTCGCTGACCGAGCCGGGCGCGATTGAAGCCGCCGCAGAAACCGGGCTACCGGTGTGTCTGATGCATATGCAGGGCCAGCCTAAGACAATGCAGGAGGCGCCAAAATATGAAGACGTGTTTGCCGACGTCACCCGCTTCTTTATTGAGCATATCGAACGCTGTGAACGTGCGGGTATCGCAAAAGAGAAATTGCTGCTCGACCCGGGCTTCGGTTTCGGTAAAAATCTCTCACACAATTACGCGTTGCTTGCGCGCTTATCAGAGTTTCATCAGTTCGGCCTGCCACTGCTGGTGGGAATGTCGAGAAAATCGATGATTGGTCAGTTGTTGAATGTCGGGCCGAGCGAACGTCTGAGCGGCAGTCTGGCCTGCGCGGTGATTGCCGCGATGCAAGGTGCACACATCATTCGCGTCCATGACGTAAAAGAAACAGTAGAAGCCATGCGTGTGGTGGAAGCCACACTGGCAGCGAAGGAAAACAAACGCTATGAGTAA